The proteins below come from a single Aegilops tauschii subsp. strangulata cultivar AL8/78 chromosome 6, Aet v6.0, whole genome shotgun sequence genomic window:
- the LOC109752401 gene encoding very-long-chain aldehyde decarbonylase GL1-2 encodes MAPPLSSWPWASLGIYKYFLLGPLVWKVAQEWAEQGGAPLGSRWLHLLLLFSARGLTYQFWFSYSNMLFLTRRRRVVPDGVDFRQVDHEWDWDNFLVLQTLIGAALVNGPLPLPGLEDLRVWDPRGLGIALLLHVGLSEPVFYWAHRALHGAPLFGQYHAGHHSTPVTQPLTAGFGTPLEALLLTLTTGVPLAGAFLMGAGSLGLVYVHLLTFDYLRSMGYSNVEVISHRVFEALPPLRYLIYTPTYLSLHHREKDSNFCLFMPLFDLLGGTLNSKSWELQKEIYQGKNDRVPEFVFLVHVVDIMSSMHVPFVLRSISSVPFENHLILLPFWPVALVYGLLMWCCSKTFLVSFYYLRGRLHQTWSVPRHGFQYFIPAAKAGINRQIELAILRADRMGVKVLSLAALNKNEALNGGGTLFVDKHPDLRVRVVHGNTLTAAVILNEIPSNTKEVFLTGATSKLGRAIALYLCRKKIRVVMLTMSSERFLKIQREAPAEFQQYLVQVTKYQAAQNCKTWLVGKWLSPREQRWAPPGTHFHQFVVPPIIGFRRDCTYGKLAAMRLPKDVQGLGSCEYSMERGVVHACHAGGVVHFLEGWEHHEVGALDVDRIDVVWKAALKHGLTPV; translated from the exons ATGgcgccccctctctcctcctGGCCATGGGCGAGCCTGGGCATATACAAG TACTTCCTGCTGGGCCCGCTGGTGTGGAAGGTGGCGCAGGAGTGGGCGGAGCAGGGCGGCGCGCCGCTGGGCTCGCGGTGGCTGCACCTGCTGCTGCTCTTCTCCGCCCGCGGGCTGACGTACCAGTTCTGGTTCTCCTACAGCAACATGCTCTTcctcacccgccgccgccgcgtcgtccCCGACGGCGTCGACTTCCGCCAGGTCGACCACGAGTGGGACTG GGATAACTTCCTGGTGCTGCAAACGCTGATTGGTGCGGCGCTGGTCAACGGCCCGCTGCCCCTCCCGGGACTGGAGGATCTCCGCGTGTGGGACCCGCGGGGGCTGGGCATCGCGCTGCTGCTGCATGTGGGCTTGTCAGAGCCCGTGTTCTACTGGGCCCACCGGGCCCTGCACGGGGCCCCGCTCTTCGGCCAGTACCACGCCGGGCACCACTCCACGCCGGTGACCCAGCCATTGACAG ctggATTCGGCACGCCGTTGGAGGCCCTGCTGCTGACGCTGACGACGGGGGTCCCGCTGGCAGGGGCCTTCCTGATGGGGGCTGGGTCCCTGGGCCTGGTCTACGTGCACCTCCTCACGTTCGACTATCTTCGGAGCATGGGGTACAGCAATGTAGAGGTCATCTCTCACAGGGTCTTCGAGGCTCTTCCCCCGCTCAGATACCTCATCTACACCCCGAC GTATCTGAGCCTGCACCACAGGGAGAAGGACTCCAACTTCTGCCTGTTCATGCCTCTCTTCGACCTCCTGGGCGGCACCCTAAACTCCAAGTCATGGGAGCTGCAGAAGGAGATCTACCAAG GGAAGAACGATCGGGTGCCGGAGTTCGTGTTCCTGGTGCACGTGGTGGACATCATGTCGTCGATGCACGTCCCGTTCGTGCTGCGCTCCATCTCATCGGTGCCGTTCGAGAACCACCTCATTCTGCTCCCCTTCTGGCCCGTGGCCCTGGTCTACGGGCTGCTCATGTGGTGCTGCTCCAAGACCTTCCTCGTCAGCTTCTACTACCTCCGCGGCCGCCTCCACCAGACCTGGAGCGTGCCCCGCCACGGCTTCCAGTACTTCATCCCGGCCGCCAAGGCCGGCATCAACCGCCAGATCGAGCTCGCCATCCTCCGCGCCGACAGGATGGGCGTCAAGGTCCTCAGCCTCGCCGCCCTCAACAAG AACGAGGCATTGAACGGAGGTGGCACCCTGTTCGTGGACAAGCACCCTGACCTGAGGGTGAGGGTGGTGCACGGCAACACCCTCACGGCCGCCGTGATCCTGAACGAGATCCCCAGCAACACCAAGGAGGTGTTCCTCACCGGCGCCACGTCCAAGCTCGGCAGGGCCATCGCCCTCTACCTCTGCCGGAAAAAGATCAGAGTCGTG ATGCTGACCATGTCGTCGGAGAGGTTCCTGAAGATCCAGAGGGAGGCGCCCGCGGAGTTCCAGCAGTACCTCGTGCAGGTCACCAAGTACCAGGCCGCGCAGAACTGCAAG ACGTGGCTCGTGGGCAAGTGGCTGTCGCCGAGGGAGCAGCGGTGGGCGCCGCCGGGGACGCACTTCCACCAGTTCGTCGTGCCGCCCATCATCGGGTTCCGTCGCGACTGCACCTACGGCAAGCTCGCCGCCATGAGGCTCCCCAAGGACGTGCAGGGCCTCGGCTCCTGCGAG TACTCTATGGAGCGAGGGGTGGTGCACGCGTGCCACGCCGGCGGCGTGGTGCACTTCCTGGAGGGGTGGGAGCACCACGAGGTGGGCGCGCTCGACGTCGACCGGATCGACGTCGTGTGGAAGGCGGCGCTCAAGCACGGCCTCACGCCGGTGTGA